In one window of Cytophagaceae bacterium ABcell3 DNA:
- a CDS encoding PhoH family protein has protein sequence MTETTITLDNISLIDFLGVENKNIREVASAFPRARIVARGNEIKLIGNPLEVKKIEGIFELLLEHFHRYGKISEEHIASYIQQEAADLTDLDEDEIIIFGNKGLVVKPKSENQKKIVMSAKKNDLIFAIGPAGTGKTYISVALAVRALKNKEIKKIVITRPAVEAGESLGFLPGDLKEKIDPYLRPIYDALDDMIPAEKLKYYYENRIIEIAPLAYMRGRTLHNAFILLDEAQNTTNMQMKMFLTRMGPKSKMIVTGDRSQIDLPGKQKSGLVEAVDILKNIPGIAFVELSDKDVMRHKLIGKIINAYDKAIK, from the coding sequence TTGACAGAGACAACAATAACACTTGACAACATTTCTTTAATAGACTTTTTAGGTGTTGAAAATAAAAATATCAGGGAAGTAGCCTCGGCCTTCCCCAGGGCAAGAATTGTTGCCCGAGGCAATGAAATTAAGCTCATAGGAAATCCACTGGAAGTCAAAAAGATTGAGGGGATATTCGAACTATTGCTGGAACACTTCCACAGATATGGCAAAATTTCAGAAGAGCACATAGCTTCATACATACAACAAGAGGCCGCAGACCTTACCGACCTAGACGAAGATGAAATCATTATCTTCGGCAACAAAGGCTTGGTAGTAAAGCCCAAAAGCGAAAATCAGAAGAAGATAGTCATGTCTGCCAAGAAAAATGACCTGATTTTTGCTATAGGTCCTGCCGGTACAGGCAAGACATACATTTCTGTAGCATTGGCAGTAAGGGCTTTAAAAAATAAAGAGATCAAGAAGATCGTTATTACCAGGCCTGCTGTAGAGGCGGGAGAGTCTTTAGGTTTTTTACCGGGCGATCTCAAAGAAAAAATCGACCCATATCTAAGGCCAATTTATGATGCTTTAGACGATATGATCCCTGCAGAAAAGCTTAAGTATTATTATGAAAACAGGATCATAGAAATTGCACCATTGGCCTATATGAGGGGCAGGACATTGCATAACGCCTTCATCTTACTTGATGAAGCACAGAACACGACAAATATGCAAATGAAAATGTTTTTGACCAGAATGGGGCCTAAATCAAAAATGATCGTCACCGGAGACCGCTCGCAGATAGACTTACCAGGCAAGCAAAAGTCTGGACTTGTGGAAGCGGTAGATATATTAAAAAATATTCCCGGCATAGCTTTTGTAGAGCTTAGCGACAAAGATGTCATGCGGCATAAATTAATAGGCAAAATCATCAATGCTTATGACAAAGCAATAAAATGA
- a CDS encoding SAM-dependent chlorinase/fluorinase: MALITLTTDFGYQDHYIAALKARLLGTHVIDISHDISPFNISHASYVLKNVFRDFPEGSIHLVSVNESTAVFDPCIGIKLEGHVFLGVDNGFFSLISALEPEEAVFLEGNEQSSNHVFYAKSILAPAALRLSGGASLQELGVPAEQLKKRLNMQVKTAKNLISGNIVHIDRYGNLITDIEKKVFDTICDGRDFVIKLGRETTNVIHSSYNTREFGDYLALFNSNGFLEIALSNGHASDLLGVKRNYRVMIQFSPQRE; the protein is encoded by the coding sequence ATGGCTTTAATTACCCTAACAACCGATTTTGGATATCAGGATCACTACATAGCTGCACTCAAAGCGCGCTTGTTAGGGACTCATGTTATAGATATTTCTCATGATATTTCTCCCTTTAACATTTCGCATGCCTCCTATGTTTTAAAAAATGTTTTTCGCGACTTTCCCGAAGGATCCATTCATTTAGTCTCAGTAAATGAGTCTACTGCGGTGTTTGATCCTTGCATTGGGATTAAATTGGAGGGGCATGTTTTTTTAGGGGTAGATAATGGTTTTTTTTCATTGATTAGCGCCCTGGAGCCCGAAGAGGCTGTTTTTTTAGAGGGTAACGAACAATCTTCCAATCATGTTTTCTATGCTAAGTCTATATTGGCACCTGCCGCACTTCGCTTGTCTGGGGGAGCTTCTTTACAGGAGCTAGGTGTGCCTGCCGAGCAGCTTAAAAAGCGTTTGAATATGCAGGTGAAAACTGCCAAGAACTTGATTTCTGGTAATATAGTGCATATCGACAGGTATGGGAATTTGATAACGGATATTGAAAAGAAGGTTTTTGATACTATTTGCGATGGGAGGGACTTTGTGATTAAGCTTGGTAGAGAAACCACAAATGTTATACATTCTTCCTACAACACCCGTGAATTTGGAGATTACTTGGCATTGTTTAACAGTAATGGTTTTTTGGAAATTGCTTTGAGCAATGGCCATGCCTCCGACTTGTTAGGGGTGAAAAGGAACTACCGGGTTATGATTCAGTTTTCGCCTCAGCGAGAATAA
- a CDS encoding DUF1761 domain-containing protein — protein MTDKGKLLTINHAAVIVLTVVYQVIMMAWFMLFAEVWMELQGFSEEDLADASALPYVIAFVSALIMNYVLAWSFIRMGVKSGVDGLKTGFILGFGLVALQLVTQYSFSLKPFALALIDAGGLLLVFLVSGYVLGSWKKFR, from the coding sequence ATGACTGATAAAGGCAAGTTGTTGACCATCAATCATGCTGCGGTTATAGTGTTAACAGTGGTCTATCAGGTAATTATGATGGCTTGGTTTATGCTCTTTGCTGAAGTGTGGATGGAGCTTCAAGGGTTTTCTGAAGAGGATTTGGCTGATGCCTCTGCGCTTCCTTATGTAATTGCTTTTGTGTCAGCTTTAATTATGAATTATGTGCTTGCATGGTCATTCATTAGAATGGGTGTGAAATCAGGAGTAGATGGATTGAAAACGGGTTTTATCTTGGGCTTTGGTCTTGTTGCCCTTCAATTGGTTACGCAATATTCCTTTAGCCTCAAGCCCTTTGCTTTGGCGCTTATTGACGCAGGAGGGTTATTGTTGGTGTTCTTGGTCTCAGGGTATGTTTTGGGAAGTTGGAAGAAGTTTAGATAA
- a CDS encoding helix-turn-helix transcriptional regulator translates to MDIQFYNKLGKESLFKISCFKTKIKRTKPHKHEGYNEIILISKGKGVHHVDTEMYEINPPQAYLLRNGQVHCWEFTEIPEGYVLMFKEEFLLQYASVARLLEGFEERNLYELRPEEHQDIRKLMDSIFEEAGNQQLFGNEILASYLNILLLKFRRFEHYKGKENVVFEREIARSFRQMLEENFSEIRQVKKYAEMLNVTPKKLNSICREVLGKPALEVVHGRIDLEAKRLLLHTDLSVSEISYKLNFTDTSHFVKFFKKVNEVSPGDYRHLLSQ, encoded by the coding sequence ATGGACATTCAGTTTTACAACAAGCTTGGGAAGGAAAGCCTTTTTAAGATTAGCTGCTTTAAGACAAAAATTAAGCGGACCAAACCTCATAAGCATGAGGGTTATAATGAGATAATCCTGATTAGTAAGGGCAAGGGTGTACATCATGTGGATACTGAGATGTATGAAATAAACCCGCCTCAGGCGTACCTGTTGAGAAATGGCCAAGTGCACTGTTGGGAATTTACCGAAATTCCGGAGGGGTATGTGCTGATGTTTAAAGAAGAATTTCTTTTGCAATATGCTTCTGTCGCACGTCTTTTGGAAGGTTTTGAGGAGAGGAACCTTTATGAGCTTCGTCCGGAAGAGCATCAGGATATAAGGAAGTTAATGGATAGTATTTTTGAAGAAGCAGGTAATCAGCAACTTTTTGGCAATGAAATTCTTGCCTCCTATCTTAATATACTCTTATTAAAGTTCAGAAGGTTTGAGCATTATAAAGGAAAGGAAAATGTGGTTTTTGAAAGAGAAATAGCCAGGTCTTTTCGGCAGATGCTTGAGGAAAACTTCTCTGAAATTCGTCAGGTGAAAAAATATGCAGAAATGCTCAACGTTACTCCTAAAAAGCTTAACAGCATTTGTCGGGAGGTTTTGGGGAAGCCTGCACTTGAGGTGGTTCATGGCAGAATCGATTTAGAAGCTAAACGGTTGTTGCTTCACACAGATTTATCTGTTTCTGAAATTAGTTATAAGCTTAATTTTACCGATACCAGTCATTTCGTAAAGTTTTTTAAAAAAGTCAATGAAGTCTCCCCAGGCGACTACCGTCACTTACTGAGTCAGTAA
- a CDS encoding TolC family protein, with protein sequence MNRGSRLLFLFLCILLPTMSLGQETSLEELLRISEASYPSIAAKKYQTEAKGVAVKEQRTGFFPSLDAAYQANYATANNITGMFYPGLVMPISGPPSPENSYSPVWGSAASLLMNWRPFTFGRRNAGVAVAKSDEELARADEELTIFEHKIRFLEAYIDYCFAAEVVRVKQAELDRTNYNLEVSKELTLTGLAPGVDSAVFKTEYAKAKIDLLNANQLLKVKLIRVQELLGTDSIALKPLSEFGGRFPHASAPQGQGLPHPVLKVHRQQIDLLENKKKELRRQLYPDFNVWGITFARGSGIPFSVPGTEPPPINPADGLVFSRYNFGLGFQLSMPILAFPAHGFRVKQQELEIKSRLARQEEADRTIQKEKEIALASLESAVEAASLSPVFFESAEYSYEAMKARYDAGMVNQTDLLQAQFNLAKAEVDMKAAYVEAWKMLLYKAAVEGDLDVFFSQINNKHGFN encoded by the coding sequence ATGAACAGGGGATCACGCCTGCTTTTTTTATTTCTGTGTATTTTGCTGCCTACAATGTCTTTGGGGCAGGAAACAAGTCTTGAGGAACTGCTTAGAATAAGTGAAGCCAGCTATCCGTCAATAGCTGCTAAAAAATATCAGACAGAGGCCAAAGGTGTTGCTGTAAAGGAACAGCGGACTGGTTTTTTTCCATCTCTTGATGCTGCCTATCAGGCTAATTATGCTACTGCCAACAACATAACCGGAATGTTTTACCCTGGATTGGTTATGCCTATAAGTGGACCTCCCTCTCCAGAGAACTCTTACAGCCCTGTCTGGGGAAGTGCCGCAAGCCTTTTAATGAATTGGCGTCCGTTTACTTTCGGGAGACGAAACGCAGGGGTGGCAGTTGCAAAATCTGACGAGGAGCTGGCAAGGGCCGATGAAGAGCTGACAATTTTTGAGCACAAGATCCGCTTTCTTGAGGCTTACATTGATTATTGCTTTGCTGCAGAGGTAGTTCGGGTGAAACAGGCAGAGCTTGACCGAACTAATTATAATCTTGAAGTAAGTAAGGAACTTACATTGACCGGATTGGCGCCGGGTGTGGATAGTGCTGTTTTTAAAACGGAATATGCCAAAGCTAAAATAGATTTACTTAATGCCAATCAGTTGCTAAAAGTAAAATTGATCCGGGTTCAGGAACTGTTAGGGACAGACAGTATAGCCTTGAAACCGCTTTCGGAGTTCGGAGGGCGCTTCCCGCATGCGAGCGCCCCTCAGGGGCAGGGTCTGCCACACCCAGTACTTAAAGTTCACCGGCAACAAATTGATTTACTTGAAAATAAGAAAAAAGAGCTGCGCAGGCAGCTGTATCCGGACTTTAATGTCTGGGGAATTACTTTTGCAAGGGGCTCTGGTATTCCATTTTCTGTGCCCGGAACAGAGCCGCCACCAATCAACCCTGCGGATGGACTTGTTTTTTCAAGATATAATTTCGGCTTAGGTTTTCAGTTGAGCATGCCTATACTGGCTTTCCCTGCTCATGGTTTCAGAGTAAAACAGCAGGAGCTTGAAATAAAAAGCCGCCTTGCCAGACAAGAAGAGGCAGACCGGACCATACAGAAAGAGAAGGAAATTGCACTTGCCTCTCTGGAATCGGCTGTTGAAGCGGCTTCCTTAAGTCCTGTTTTTTTTGAATCCGCAGAGTATTCTTATGAGGCAATGAAAGCCAGGTATGATGCAGGGATGGTCAATCAGACAGATTTGCTTCAGGCCCAGTTTAATCTGGCAAAGGCAGAGGTTGATATGAAAGCCGCTTATGTTGAAGCCTGGAAGATGTTGCTCTATAAAGCTGCGGTTGAAGGAGACCTAGATGTTTTTTTTAGCCAGATAAATAACAAGCATGGATTTAATTAA